From the genome of Proteus vulgaris, one region includes:
- the oppF gene encoding murein tripeptide/oligopeptide ABC transporter ATP binding protein OppF codes for MTQATLQDRKVILEVNDLKVYFDVQDNKQWFWKAKKSLKAVDGVTLRLYEGETLGVVGESGCGKSTFARAIIGLVKASGGTVSWLGNDLLGMGNKQWRDIRQDIQMIFQDPLASLNPRMTIGDIIAEPLKTYHPKMKQAQVVEKVKAMMMRVGLLPNLINRYPHEFSGGQCQRIGIARALILEPKLVICDEPVSALDVSIQAQVVNLLKDIQKEMGLSLIFIAHDLAVVKHISDRVLVMYLGHAVELGTYDEVYHHPLHPYTKALMSAVPIPDPDKERNKHIDLLEGELPSPINPPSGCIFRTRCPMADEECAKTRPLLEGSFRHAVSCLKVDPL; via the coding sequence ATGACGCAGGCCACATTACAAGATAGAAAAGTTATTCTTGAAGTGAATGACTTAAAGGTTTATTTCGATGTTCAAGATAATAAGCAGTGGTTTTGGAAAGCGAAAAAAAGTCTAAAAGCTGTCGACGGTGTCACACTGCGCCTATATGAAGGCGAAACCCTTGGTGTTGTTGGTGAATCTGGTTGTGGTAAATCGACGTTTGCGCGTGCCATTATTGGTTTAGTCAAAGCCTCTGGTGGAACTGTCTCATGGTTAGGTAATGATTTACTGGGAATGGGGAATAAGCAATGGCGAGATATTCGCCAAGACATTCAGATGATTTTCCAAGATCCGCTGGCTTCCTTAAACCCAAGAATGACGATTGGCGATATCATTGCTGAACCATTAAAAACTTATCACCCTAAAATGAAACAGGCACAGGTGGTTGAAAAAGTGAAAGCAATGATGATGCGGGTTGGATTATTGCCAAACTTAATTAACCGTTATCCTCATGAATTCTCAGGTGGGCAATGTCAGCGTATTGGTATTGCGCGTGCGTTAATTTTAGAACCAAAATTAGTGATTTGTGATGAACCTGTTTCAGCATTAGACGTATCAATTCAGGCTCAAGTAGTGAACTTGCTGAAAGATATTCAAAAAGAGATGGGATTATCTTTGATCTTTATTGCGCATGATCTGGCAGTGGTAAAACATATTTCCGATCGTGTGTTGGTGATGTATTTAGGACACGCGGTGGAATTAGGGACTTATGATGAAGTTTATCATCATCCATTACACCCTTATACCAAAGCGCTGATGTCAGCAGTGCCTATTCCTGATCCCGATAAAGAGCGTAACAAGCATATTGATTTATTAGAGGGGGAATTACCTTCTCCGATTAATCCACCATCAGGCTGTATATTCCGTACACGTTGTCCGATGGCTGATGAAGAATGTGCAAAAACACGTCCTTTATTAGAAGGGAGCTTCCGCCACGCAGTCTCTTGCTTAAAAGTGGATCCGCTTTAA
- a CDS encoding ABC transporter ATP-binding protein has translation MINTTNKSLLSVKDLSVTFGTADGDVTAVNKLNFELSAGETLGIVGESGSGKSQTAFALMGLLAKNGRTAGSANFNGREILNLRQSELNKMRAEEISMIFQDPMTSLNPYMKVGAQLIEVLMLHKGMSKNDAYAESVRMLDAVKMPEAHKRMSMYPHEFSGGMRQRVMIAMALLCKPKLLIADEPTTALDVTVQAQIMTLLNELKNDLNTAIIMITHDLGVVAGICDKVLVMYAGRTMEYGKARDIFYQPSHPYSIGLLQAVPRLDGEDERLATIPGNPPNLLRLPKGCPFQPRCQYATEQCLSNEPELAQFAQGRLRACFKAVEELV, from the coding sequence ATGATAAATACAACAAACAAGTCGTTATTAAGTGTTAAAGATCTCAGCGTCACTTTTGGTACCGCAGATGGTGATGTCACTGCCGTTAATAAGCTGAACTTTGAATTATCAGCAGGTGAAACCTTAGGAATTGTTGGTGAATCGGGTTCAGGTAAATCGCAAACAGCATTCGCATTGATGGGATTATTAGCGAAAAATGGCCGTACAGCAGGTAGTGCCAATTTTAATGGCCGTGAGATCTTAAATCTTCGCCAAAGTGAATTAAATAAAATGCGCGCTGAAGAAATATCCATGATATTTCAAGATCCAATGACCTCATTAAATCCCTATATGAAAGTGGGCGCGCAGCTGATTGAAGTATTAATGCTACATAAAGGCATGAGTAAAAATGATGCTTATGCGGAATCTGTGCGTATGTTAGATGCCGTAAAAATGCCTGAAGCGCATAAACGAATGAGTATGTACCCTCATGAATTTTCAGGCGGGATGCGTCAACGTGTCATGATTGCAATGGCATTGCTGTGTAAGCCTAAACTGTTAATTGCAGATGAACCAACAACAGCACTTGATGTGACGGTTCAAGCACAAATCATGACACTGTTAAATGAGCTTAAAAATGATTTAAACACTGCAATTATTATGATCACCCATGACTTAGGGGTTGTTGCAGGGATTTGCGATAAAGTATTGGTAATGTATGCAGGGCGTACTATGGAGTACGGGAAAGCGCGTGATATCTTCTATCAACCCTCACACCCTTATTCTATTGGCTTGCTACAAGCCGTTCCGCGTTTAGACGGTGAAGATGAGCGACTAGCGACCATTCCGGGTAATCCTCCTAACTTATTGCGTTTACCAAAAGGTTGCCCATTCCAACCACGCTGTCAGTATGCAACAGAGCAATGTTTGTCGAATGAGCCTGAATTAGCGCAATTTGCACAAGGGCGATTACGAGCCTGTTTTAAAGCGGTGGAGGAATTGGTATGA
- the oppC gene encoding oligopeptide ABC transporter permease OppC, whose translation MLSLKENSEALGNFSEQLDIEGRSLWQDARRRFMHNKAAITSLVLLFFILLFVIFAPMLSPFVYDDTDWEMMSMAPDFASSHYFGTDSSGRDLLVRVAIGGRISLMVGIAAAFVAVIVGTLYGAMAGYIGGRVDSIMMRLLEILNSFPFMFFVILLVTFFGQNILLIFVAIGMVSWLDMARIVRGQTLSLKRKEFIEAALVCGVSSRNIVLRHIVPNVLGVVVVYASLLVPSMILFESFLSFLGLGTQEPLSSWGALLSDGANSMEVSPWLILFPAAFLVITLFCFNFIGDGLRDALDPKDR comes from the coding sequence ATGTTATCACTGAAGGAAAACAGCGAAGCTCTGGGGAATTTCTCGGAGCAGCTAGATATTGAAGGTCGTAGTTTATGGCAAGATGCTCGTCGTCGTTTTATGCACAATAAAGCTGCGATCACGAGTCTTGTGTTACTTTTCTTTATTTTATTATTTGTTATTTTTGCCCCAATGTTATCGCCATTTGTTTATGACGATACAGATTGGGAAATGATGTCGATGGCACCTGATTTTGCCTCTTCTCACTACTTTGGCACTGACTCATCAGGCCGTGACTTATTAGTACGGGTTGCGATTGGTGGTCGTATCTCATTAATGGTTGGTATTGCGGCAGCCTTTGTTGCGGTCATTGTTGGCACACTTTATGGCGCAATGGCGGGTTATATTGGTGGGCGTGTTGATTCAATTATGATGCGCTTACTCGAAATATTAAACTCATTCCCATTTATGTTCTTTGTTATCTTACTGGTGACATTTTTTGGTCAAAATATCCTACTGATTTTTGTTGCGATTGGGATGGTATCTTGGCTCGATATGGCGCGTATTGTAAGAGGACAAACCTTAAGTCTAAAACGCAAAGAATTTATTGAAGCGGCATTAGTCTGTGGTGTGTCATCACGCAATATTGTGTTAAGACATATTGTGCCTAACGTATTAGGCGTGGTGGTGGTTTATGCCTCTCTATTAGTGCCTAGTATGATTTTATTTGAATCCTTCTTAAGCTTCTTAGGTTTAGGAACACAAGAACCATTAAGTAGTTGGGGCGCACTATTAAGTGATGGTGCAAACTCAATGGAAGTTTCTCCTTGGTTGATACTTTTCCCGGCTGCATTTTTAGTTATCACACTGTTTTGTTTTAACTTTATCGGTGATGGCTTACGTGATGCATTAGACCCGAAAGATCGTTAA
- the oppB gene encoding oligopeptide ABC transporter permease OppB, whose amino-acid sequence MLKFIFRRFLEAIPTLFILITISFFMMRLAPGSPFTGERKLPPEVMANIEAKYHLNDPIYKQYFDYLIQLSKGDLGPSFKYKDYSVNTLVGKAFPVSAKLGLSAFIFAVILGVGAGVIAALNQNTKWDYTVMTFAMTGVVIPSFVVAPLLVLIFAITLRWLPAGGWNGGAVQYMLLPMIALSLSYIASISRITRSSMIEVLHSNFIRTAKAKGLPMKRIVLRHALKPALLPVISYMGPAFVGIITGSMVIETIFGLPGIGQLFVNGALNRDYSLVLSLTIIVGALTIFFNAIVDILYAVIDPKIRY is encoded by the coding sequence ATGCTCAAATTTATTTTTCGTCGCTTTCTGGAAGCGATACCGACTCTATTTATTCTAATAACGATTTCGTTCTTTATGATGCGCTTAGCGCCGGGTAGCCCTTTTACGGGTGAAAGAAAACTCCCGCCTGAGGTAATGGCAAATATTGAAGCGAAATACCATTTAAACGATCCCATTTATAAGCAATATTTCGATTATTTAATTCAGTTATCGAAAGGGGATTTAGGGCCTTCTTTTAAATATAAAGACTACAGTGTAAACACCTTAGTCGGTAAAGCATTCCCTGTTTCAGCTAAATTAGGGCTGTCGGCATTTATTTTTGCCGTAATTTTAGGTGTGGGGGCAGGCGTGATAGCGGCACTGAATCAGAACACCAAATGGGATTATACCGTCATGACTTTTGCCATGACGGGGGTTGTAATACCGAGTTTTGTTGTCGCACCACTGTTAGTGCTCATTTTCGCTATTACCTTAAGGTGGTTACCAGCTGGAGGTTGGAATGGTGGCGCGGTGCAATATATGTTGTTGCCAATGATTGCATTATCACTTTCTTACATTGCTAGCATCTCGCGTATTACCCGTAGTTCAATGATTGAAGTATTACACTCAAACTTTATCAGAACGGCAAAAGCGAAAGGTTTGCCGATGAAAAGAATTGTACTGCGTCATGCTTTAAAACCTGCGTTGCTACCTGTTATCTCTTATATGGGGCCTGCATTCGTCGGTATTATTACGGGCTCAATGGTGATTGAAACCATCTTTGGATTGCCGGGTATCGGACAACTTTTCGTTAATGGCGCTTTAAACCGAGATTACTCACTAGTATTAAGTTTGACCATTATCGTAGGTGCATTAACGATTTTCTTTAATGCAATTGTCGATATTTTATATGCTGTTATTGATCCGAAAATTCGTTATTAA
- the oppA gene encoding oligopeptide ABC transporter substrate-binding protein OppA, with protein sequence MSNLTKKSALAIAISAIFGLSALTANAAVVPDGVKLAEKQVLVRNNGSEPQSLDPHKIEGVPESALARDLFEGVTIVGPDGEILPGSATSWENKDFTVWTFKIREGAKWSNGEPVTAQDFVYSWQRLADPNTASPYESYLQYAHIVNIDDIIAGKKKATELGVKALDNNTLEITLSEAVPYLPKLLAHSSMSPVNQKVIEKFGEKWTQPANFVGNGAYNLKDWTVNERIVLERSPTYWDNKSTVIDKVTFLPISSEVTDVNRYRAGEIDMTYSNLPIELFQKLKKEIPDELRISPYLCTYYYEINNEKAPFNDPRVREALKLSMDRDIITYKVKNQGDIPAYGFTPPFTDGIKENKPEWFATWTQEQRNEKARQLLEEAGYNKANPLKFKLLYNTSDLHKKVAIAASSIWKKNLGADVSLENQEWKTFLDTRHQGTYDVARAGWCADYNEPSSFLNMMLSYSSNNTVHYKNTEFDALIKESLRVKSDDERAAIYQKAEGVLDKDSAIVPLYYYVNTRLVKPYVGGYSGKDPLDNLHTKDLYIIAK encoded by the coding sequence ATGAGTAATTTAACTAAAAAGAGTGCGTTGGCGATTGCAATAAGCGCAATCTTTGGATTGTCAGCGCTAACAGCTAACGCTGCGGTTGTTCCAGATGGGGTGAAATTAGCTGAAAAACAAGTGCTTGTACGTAATAATGGTTCTGAACCACAATCGCTTGATCCTCATAAAATCGAAGGTGTGCCCGAATCTGCATTAGCTCGTGATCTTTTCGAAGGTGTGACAATAGTTGGCCCAGATGGCGAAATTTTACCAGGTTCAGCAACTAGCTGGGAAAATAAAGACTTCACCGTTTGGACATTCAAAATTCGTGAAGGCGCTAAATGGTCAAATGGTGAGCCTGTTACAGCACAAGATTTCGTTTATAGCTGGCAACGTTTAGCTGATCCTAATACTGCATCTCCTTATGAAAGCTATCTACAATATGCACATATCGTGAATATCGACGATATTATTGCGGGTAAGAAAAAAGCCACAGAATTAGGTGTTAAGGCATTAGATAACAATACATTAGAAATTACTTTATCTGAAGCAGTGCCTTATTTACCAAAATTATTAGCTCACTCCTCCATGTCGCCAGTTAACCAAAAAGTGATTGAAAAATTTGGCGAAAAATGGACACAGCCAGCTAACTTCGTCGGCAACGGCGCTTATAATTTGAAAGACTGGACAGTCAACGAACGTATTGTTTTAGAGCGTAGCCCAACATATTGGGATAACAAAAGTACCGTTATTGATAAAGTTACGTTCCTACCTATCTCATCAGAAGTCACCGACGTAAACCGCTATCGTGCGGGTGAAATCGACATGACATATAGCAATTTACCGATCGAACTTTTCCAAAAACTGAAAAAAGAGATCCCAGATGAATTGCGCATAAGTCCATATTTATGTACTTATTATTATGAAATTAATAATGAGAAAGCACCGTTTAACGATCCGCGTGTTCGTGAAGCACTTAAGCTTTCAATGGATAGAGATATCATCACTTATAAAGTAAAAAACCAAGGTGATATCCCAGCTTATGGCTTTACCCCTCCATTTACTGATGGTATTAAAGAGAATAAACCAGAGTGGTTTGCGACTTGGACTCAAGAACAACGTAATGAAAAAGCACGTCAATTGTTAGAAGAGGCGGGCTATAACAAAGCCAATCCACTGAAATTTAAACTGCTGTACAACACTTCTGATCTTCACAAAAAAGTAGCCATTGCTGCCTCTTCAATTTGGAAGAAAAACTTAGGTGCAGATGTATCTCTTGAAAACCAAGAATGGAAGACGTTCTTAGATACTCGTCACCAAGGAACTTATGATGTTGCTCGTGCCGGTTGGTGTGCAGATTATAATGAACCTTCTTCATTCCTGAACATGATGCTGTCTTACAGCAGTAACAACACTGTTCACTATAAAAACACAGAATTTGACGCATTGATCAAAGAGTCTTTACGTGTGAAATCTGATGATGAACGTGCCGCTATTTATCAAAAAGCTGAAGGTGTATTAGATAAAGATTCGGCTATCGTTCCACTTTACTACTATGTAAACACCCGCTTAGTGAAACCTTATGTTGGGGGTTATTCAGGTAAAGATCCATTAGATAATTTACATACTAAAGACTTGTATATTATTGCTAAGTAA
- a CDS encoding ABC transporter substrate-binding protein has protein sequence MKNKVTLKTVFPLSIMSLVLTSFFSHAVTLPEGTILAKQQNIVINNGTEVSSLDPHKVEGAPETNIILNLLEGLTYVGPNGESMPGVAQRWETDDNKVWTFYLREDAKWSDGSPVTAEDFVYSWRRVVDPKTGSPYASYLEYAYVENITDILSGKKSPETLGVKAIDPHTLQVNLTKPIPYLIDMVSHTPLKPVKKEIVEKYGVNWTRPENFVGNGAYVIENWVVNEKVTLKRNPLYWDNKNTIIEQATFLPISSETSDINRYRSGEIDITNSAIPPVLYKKMKQEQPDNLHVTPYLCTFYYELNNKKAPFDDARVREAVKLTLDRQVIAEKIMGQGQIPAYSFTPSFIGNGNFKPPKWAYWTQQQRNERARELLKEAGFDSKNPLTFTLLYNTSDQNKQQAIAAASMWKKSIGANVTLQNQEWKTALENRNQGNYQVARATWCADYNEPTSFLNSFLSKSSLNTVFYENKAYDDTLNNALLALDNGARHQLYQRAEALLDKDSAIVPVYYRVSVRLVSPKVGGFTGKDPFDYTDLKRYFIKVDN, from the coding sequence ATGAAAAATAAAGTTACGTTAAAAACAGTGTTTCCACTCAGTATTATGTCACTTGTCTTAACCTCCTTTTTTTCTCATGCCGTCACTCTTCCTGAAGGTACTATTCTGGCAAAACAACAGAATATTGTAATTAATAACGGAACTGAAGTTTCATCTCTTGATCCGCATAAAGTAGAAGGCGCACCAGAAACTAATATTATTTTAAATTTATTAGAAGGGCTGACTTATGTTGGACCGAATGGTGAAAGTATGCCGGGCGTTGCACAACGCTGGGAAACAGATGATAACAAGGTGTGGACATTCTATTTGCGAGAAGATGCAAAATGGAGTGATGGTTCTCCAGTTACTGCTGAAGATTTTGTTTATAGCTGGCGTCGAGTCGTAGATCCTAAAACCGGTTCACCTTATGCCAGTTATCTCGAATATGCTTATGTTGAAAATATTACAGATATTCTTAGTGGCAAAAAATCCCCTGAAACATTAGGTGTGAAAGCGATAGATCCTCACACTTTGCAAGTCAATTTAACCAAACCAATTCCTTATTTAATCGATATGGTCAGTCACACACCGTTGAAACCCGTTAAAAAAGAGATTGTTGAAAAATATGGCGTGAATTGGACTCGCCCAGAAAACTTTGTTGGCAATGGTGCTTATGTTATTGAAAATTGGGTTGTGAATGAAAAAGTGACTTTAAAGCGTAATCCACTTTATTGGGATAATAAAAATACCATTATAGAGCAAGCCACATTTTTGCCAATTAGCTCAGAAACTAGCGATATTAACCGTTATCGTAGTGGTGAAATTGATATTACTAACAGCGCTATTCCTCCAGTTCTTTATAAAAAAATGAAGCAAGAACAGCCTGATAATTTACACGTTACACCTTATCTATGTACCTTTTATTATGAACTCAATAATAAAAAAGCCCCTTTTGATGACGCCCGCGTTCGGGAAGCTGTGAAATTAACACTTGATAGGCAAGTAATTGCCGAAAAAATAATGGGGCAAGGGCAAATCCCTGCTTATTCTTTTACACCCTCTTTTATTGGTAATGGTAATTTTAAGCCACCTAAATGGGCATATTGGACACAACAACAACGTAATGAAAGGGCGCGAGAGTTATTAAAAGAAGCCGGATTTGATAGTAAAAATCCGCTGACTTTTACATTGCTTTACAACACATCAGATCAAAATAAACAGCAAGCTATTGCAGCCGCATCAATGTGGAAGAAAAGTATTGGCGCTAATGTCACGTTACAAAATCAAGAATGGAAAACGGCGCTAGAAAATCGTAATCAGGGCAATTACCAAGTTGCGAGAGCAACATGGTGTGCAGATTACAATGAACCAACTTCATTTTTAAACTCATTTCTTTCTAAAAGTAGCCTAAATACGGTCTTTTATGAAAATAAAGCCTATGACGACACATTAAATAATGCACTACTTGCACTCGATAATGGTGCTCGTCATCAACTCTATCAACGTGCTGAAGCCTTGCTAGATAAGGATTCAGCGATAGTACCTGTTTATTATCGCGTCAGTGTTAGATTAGTCAGTCCAAAAGTAGGTGGATTTACAGGTAAAGACCCCTTTGATTATACGGACTTAAAGCGCTATTTTATAAAGGTAGATAACTAA
- the cysG gene encoding siroheme synthase CysG produces the protein MDYFPIFCQLKDKPCLLVGGGEIAERKARLLMEAGADLSVIAPSFTSQFMQWHTEQKLNCVTGLFTADHLSGKWLIIAATNSEQVNQQVFQIATEKQIFCNVVDSPEQASFIMPSVIDRSPIVVAISSGGKAPVLARILREKIEQLLPNYLGALAQLAGKLREQIKQRFSSMNARRYFWEQFFADKSLQAEIEAQRDDGIQQCISALLSENQQPQGSVVLVGAGPGDAGLMTIKGLQQCQQADVVVYDRLVSDEIMALVRRDAQRIYVGKQAGFHCVPQDEINQILIKEATAGKRVVRLKGGDPFIFGRGSEELEALIEHRIPFSVIPGITAASGCTTYAGIPLTHRDYAQSVRFITGHGKGLNEAQWQCIAQKNQTLVFYMGLSKAHYIQQMLLSQNMCATMPVAIIEKGTLTAQKVIVGQLHQLAQMAETMESPALIIVGEVVKLNEKLQWFQSKSAN, from the coding sequence ATGGATTACTTTCCAATATTCTGTCAGCTTAAAGATAAACCTTGTTTATTAGTGGGAGGCGGTGAGATTGCTGAACGTAAAGCCAGATTGCTTATGGAGGCAGGCGCTGATCTTTCTGTCATCGCTCCTTCGTTTACAAGTCAGTTTATGCAATGGCACACCGAGCAAAAACTAAACTGTGTCACAGGGCTATTTACGGCTGATCATCTGTCTGGTAAATGGCTTATTATTGCAGCGACAAATAGCGAGCAAGTGAATCAACAGGTTTTCCAAATAGCAACAGAAAAACAGATATTTTGTAATGTGGTTGATTCACCAGAGCAAGCCAGCTTTATTATGCCATCTGTCATAGATCGCTCTCCTATTGTGGTGGCGATTTCATCGGGCGGAAAAGCACCTGTACTCGCTCGAATTTTGCGAGAAAAAATTGAGCAACTTCTCCCTAATTATTTAGGTGCGTTAGCACAACTTGCCGGAAAATTACGTGAGCAAATAAAACAGCGTTTTTCATCGATGAATGCTAGACGTTATTTTTGGGAGCAATTTTTTGCAGATAAATCATTACAAGCCGAAATAGAAGCGCAAAGAGACGACGGTATCCAGCAATGTATTAGCGCACTGTTATCTGAAAATCAGCAACCTCAAGGCAGTGTTGTTTTAGTCGGCGCAGGGCCGGGTGATGCTGGGCTAATGACGATTAAAGGTTTACAGCAGTGTCAGCAAGCTGATGTCGTAGTTTACGATAGATTAGTGTCTGATGAGATTATGGCTCTTGTTCGTAGAGATGCACAACGTATTTATGTTGGTAAGCAAGCAGGTTTTCACTGTGTTCCTCAAGATGAGATCAACCAAATTTTAATCAAAGAAGCTACTGCAGGAAAACGAGTAGTGAGATTAAAAGGAGGTGATCCCTTTATTTTTGGTCGAGGCAGTGAAGAGTTAGAAGCTTTAATTGAACACCGTATTCCATTCTCAGTGATCCCCGGTATTACGGCAGCATCAGGCTGTACAACTTATGCAGGTATTCCTTTAACGCATCGAGATTATGCGCAAAGCGTCCGTTTTATTACAGGACATGGTAAAGGGTTAAATGAAGCTCAGTGGCAATGTATTGCGCAAAAGAATCAAACATTGGTTTTTTACATGGGATTGAGTAAAGCTCATTACATTCAGCAAATGCTACTCAGTCAAAACATGTGTGCGACGATGCCTGTTGCTATTATCGAAAAAGGAACATTAACAGCACAAAAAGTGATTGTTGGGCAATTACATCAACTAGCACAGATGGCAGAAACAATGGAAAGTCCAGCGCTGATTATTGTGGGAGAAGTCGTCAAATTGAATGAGAAGCTACAATGGTTTCAATCAAAATCGGCTAACTAG
- the nirD gene encoding nitrite reductase small subunit NirD, translating into MSQWIAVCQIDDITPGTGVCALVEQDHVAIFRPYSDARLYALSNIDPFAHSSVLSRGIIAEHENELYIVSPLKKQHFRLTDGFCLEDKNFSITHFDVKVEGNTVSVRSRNGSSQ; encoded by the coding sequence ATGAGCCAATGGATAGCGGTTTGCCAAATAGATGATATTACACCGGGGACGGGTGTTTGTGCGCTGGTGGAGCAAGATCACGTTGCCATATTTCGCCCTTATTCTGATGCGCGTTTATATGCGTTAAGTAATATCGATCCCTTTGCACATTCTAGTGTTCTATCTCGAGGAATAATTGCTGAACATGAAAACGAGTTGTATATCGTTAGTCCACTAAAAAAACAGCATTTTCGTTTAACGGATGGTTTTTGTCTTGAAGATAAGAATTTCTCGATCACTCATTTTGATGTCAAGGTTGAAGGTAACACCGTTAGCGTACGTAGCCGTAATGGATCATCTCAATAA